gtgatctaaatgctcttatattagtttacagagggagtacactaCAGTATAATCAATAGTACATTCATACTAATGGTTTGGCATGGCATGATTCTTTCCACATACATATACCCGACTCATGGCACACTCATACACGCCACCTCACCCATTGGCCGAGTCCATGCCAATCCGACACCGAGATTTCCCCTATATTATCCCCATAGTGGGGTACGGTAACCACATGTGAGAAAAGAGATGCGTATGTATGTAGGGCGGTCAAGTCATCTCTCACAGACACGCTCCTCATCATCTGCCTCCTACCTAGTATCCAGCATCCATCCTACAATATACTAATTATTGTGAGCCTCCTCCTATCCACTCTACTCGTCTCACCCCCGCTCCCACTTGTTCTCCTCCTCCTGCTACATCACCAGAAATTCACATTCTTCCTTGTTCTTGCAGTGTCCAAGAGCTGGATGGCAGCTCCAGGCCAATCTCCGCACGATGCATGTGATCATACGGTGAGCAGAGGCCCGGCTCTGCTGCCCCGGCAGGCCAGCTCGGCGCCACCGGCTGGGCCGCCGGAGCTGTCGACGACATCGTCGTCGACGACGGGGTCGGGGAGGACCGCGCCGGAGGCAAGGGCCCTGAAGGCCCACAGCGAGGCCGAGCGCCGGCGTCGGGTGAGGATCAACGCTCATCTCACGGCGCTCAGGAGGATGATCCCTGATACCAAGCAGGTTTGCACCAAACCTTCAGCGTTGTGACTGTGAAGCATTTGGCAACAATATCTTGGCCATTTCACCATTCCAGTGCTGTGAAGCATCAACCAAACAAAGCTCAGCTGCACATAATTATTGTCGTTAGCTCATCAGCTTTTCTGGTAGAAACTAACTTTGCATTAAGAAGTCTTTCTTCAAACAATTCTGATTCACCTTTATGTCTGAATCATACATGAGCTTTATGAAGAAGAACATTGAAAACTCGCGCAAGTGTTCACATTTCATCAGACTTTTAGCCCTGCAATTCCATCTATGATAAGACAAAGTAGGGCACTGCGGTACACTGCTATTATGCGACTTGTCAGGAAAATGTCTCTTGTCTTCCCTTGTGCAGATGGACAAGGCCGCCTTGCTGGCCAGGGTGGTGGACCAAGTGAGGCAGCTGAAGAGGAGAGCCAGCGAGGCCGCACAGCAGACGCCGGCCGTCCCGCCGGAGACCGACGAGGTCTCCGTCGAATTCTGCTGCACAGGGGACACCGATGACGACGACAGCCGCCTGTACATTAAGGCGTCTGTCAGCTGCGATGACCGCCCGGACCTCGTCGCCGGTTTCATCCAGGCGCTCCATGGCCTGAGACTTAGGACAGTAAGAGCGGAGGTGTCCTCCCTGGGAGGAAGGGTGCAGCACGTCTTCACACTCTGCAAGGAGGAGGAAGGCAGTGCAGGGTGTGCTGGACTGAattccctgaaggaggctgtgaggTTTGCTCTGGCCAAGGTTGCTTCATCAGAGCTGGTGTGTGGCGGCAGTCCGTTCCAGTTCCAGAGCAAGAGGCAGAGGATTCTTGAGTCGCATTACTCAATCATGTCCATATAGATGAGTACTTCTGGAGTAAGTATATATTTTTTTCCAGATTTGATGTTAGTGCTGTAAGATAAGATAGATGCAGTCACTCCACTTCCAGGATAGATATCATGCCAACAGGGTTTACACTGTTTGCCTGATGCAGCATGGCTGCCGACATTCAGATTGCAGCAGAAATCCTCGATGGATAACGACTCAGCAGAGTCACATGATTAGTTTGACGATTCAGCAGTGGCGCGGATAGGCTGGTACTCTATGCAGCACCTCCTCATTGGTGGTTCTCATATTAGGAGATGAGACACGTAGAACTACTTTGTCTTTTTTACTTTTGTTATGTTAGGTATATCAGCAAGTTTTCCTGCTCGCCGGGTGTTACTAGCATCGGAGtaaaataatactttcaaatgaaaaAAATTCTGAGTTTTCAAGTTTTTTACACCATGCAAGTTTTCAAGCAAAATGGACCATTTTAGCACCTTCagaaaaggttttgtgctctaaagAGCACTGAAGCTTTATGGGGCAAACAAAACATTTTCCCATGAAAATTTACAAGCACAAAACAGACTATCAAAATCCTCTTACGTGTGTTCTCTTTATAATATTTTGGCATTCAAAAATTTTAGGCACCGTTCAATTACCGCGTTATACTTGGTAACTTTATTTGCCAACAAAAAAGAACTTGGTAACTTGGACCCCACTGAACTACTCCCATATGCTTACCCTACTTTACCACATAATTCAATCGTCTTCAGATTCTAGAAGCACAACTTTCTTCTTCTTACTAATAATGCCTAACTCTTGCTTTTGAAAAGCACAGCAACCCTGAAACTTCTGCCTAAGAGCAGCTAGATGCCTAGATGTATAAAGGTACACAGTTGCCGGTTGGATTAACTGTGCCAAAATCAAGAGTGCCTTTAGCTGGCTAATTACAGAACTTTTTTTTAAAGATCCAGCAATTGCTGGCCTTTTGATGAATTCCAGATTTGTTGAAGTAATATACAGGTACCCGTTCCTGAACTAAGAACATCTATGTACAGTAAGCATGAGAACTAGCAACGGCAGTGTATTTACATGAACTGGACACAATTGTATATTTGAATGACAAAACAGTTGCAGTGAAGGAGGTTTGATTTAGTGCCTAGTTGATCATGTATCAAAAGAAAAACTTAAGTTTTTGTTGGCAAGTACTACCCCAAATCCAAATCAAATGTGGGATGTGAACATGATAGGCAAAATTAGTTAGCATTTAAGGAGACATCTTGTCCTTGAGGAAGACACAAATCAAATATGGTACAAAGGAATCTCAAATTGCATTCTGAAATTTGTAGCCTTTGATATTTGTATATCGTTTCAAGGTACAAGCTTACTCCATTGAAGTGATTTTCTTTTTTTGAAAAGAGGGTATACGCCGGTCTTTGCAACAACCGATGCACACATCCATATTTTACTAAAAAGAACAAAAGTAGTTCACCAGCGTCAACTAAATTGAAAGTAAAAAGACCACAGCGGGTTGGTAAAAAAGATTTACATGACTCATCCTTCAATTCTTGAGTGCTTACTTGGTAAAAAAATAAAACTACTGCTCCTATAAATCAGGGCATATAAAATTGATTGGGCGCCATGCTTTGTGTTTTCATGCATGCGATTTGCTTCCATTCCATGCAATTCGTTTCGAAATTTTATCTGGGAAACGTCGGATTTTTCACGTTCCCAACGAACGTTGTATCAGCCGTTAGATTGGATTCGTGAATCTTCAAGCAGATGAACCAGCCATGCCAGATTTTCTTTCTCGTTTGCTGCAGAGTGAGCCCCCGCGAACGAGAGTTGACGAAGTCGCGACCTTATTCCTTTCCCGTGTTTCCGTCTTCTGCCATTTCCACTCGAGAGCGGCGAGCcgtgtgtgtgggagagagaggcGACCGGCCGAGGTTCTCTTCACGGGGTAGCCGTCTTCCTTCGTGCGCCGTTGGAGCTGAGCGCTCAGCGGCAAGTTCGTGTAGGGGGGACAATGGTGTGCGGCGAGCGAAAGATTTCGAGCAGCCACGCCCACTCCTTCGCTGGCGGACTGCACTCGAGGTGATGCAGGGAGTCGCACGAGCTCGCGGCGATGTGTCGTGACGgctccccctcgccgccgtccattctTGAGGCGGGTGGTCATCGGAACAGCCCGCGCTGCTCCGATGCGAAAGCACCAACATGTGTGGAGGCGCTGCTGGCCAACGCGTGCGTCTGCAcaactgtcagatttcgggtttcaGTAAAACCCTTGAGATTCGAATATTGGGGTGCATATTAAGATCTCTTTCCCTCTCTAGTTCGCACATTTTATGATCTCATTGCCTAGCTTGACGAACCCAAAAAACACGAGACATAAGATTTATACTggctcgggccaccattgtggtgtaatgccctacatcagtgtggtgtggtggattgtctcttggGCTGAGGAAGAACAGTTACAAAAGAAGAaccgcctcctgaggagaggtattCTTGTGCCTGATGAACTTGTGTGATTCGGGGTGATCCGGGTCTGAATCAGATGCCTCCtatgatggtggctagtcctatttatttttttagaaaatgaggaatattcccggcctctgcatctggacgatgcatacggccaatttattaattattaacacaagaccttacaaaatcatacaacagtaagaccaaagccaccatcttcacaacctctgtcgctactcctatctaactgatgaaggggcgctgatagtctgggcctaataccaaacagacctcgcagccaaacctaacatctaagacttgaggtcccaaccaggacgcctgccgggtatggacaCCCACCAGTCCgacgtgctcctcaaccaggacgcctgctgggtatgaggccgccacagccacctgccacatatccatcttcagagctgtattgTTGCATCGGCCTTGCCCGGTctcgctgccgccgacgccaccacgacaccagatagcgtcgacctcctgcgcgtgtccGTCACCACACATCTGACGCCAAGTCTCCACTGCTCCATGCCTCCAAGAGCCGCCGCCAAGAATATGTAGAacgaaacaccgctccaccgaaaGGGAGGCAGCACACCCCAACCCCTCACCTGCAGACACTTCCATCCGATCCCAATATCCTTGGTGTCGCCTCCAGAAAGGTTACGGTGCACGGGGCGCCGCCGACGCCTGATCCGCATCGGATCTTGGGCTTTCACCCGGACATGGGTCGGAGTGGAGAGATGGTGCCCTCAGCAGCGCCCCCAAGGAGGAAAGCGGCGCCAAAAAGTGATGTCGCCGCTGCCGGCCAGCCAAGGCGGCCAAGGTTTCCCCCGGACACCGATCTGCTCCACCAGAACACACCGGACTCCACAAAGTCCTATTTTTaaaggccatggtcctcttcccaaatattgagcgggaagggatcccaaaacggccaaatttaaagggagacaactagtgaaAGCTATCCtagcaaaagtagtcttcgcctgccaaaggctctcgtggtgacgccgtcttgggctccacggtgacctccgtcctgctggtcttggtcttattacACCGATATGGAAAACTTTGCGAGGATCTTGAgtgcttgctgatgaagatgggccgtacagggccgctggtggagccacgccgcgggccgcaggcagacaagtctagggacccccgttcccagaacgccgacagtagccccggggtcaagacgcgctcgggcttggcttcgaggcgattgattggacgtgggcgtctccgcttccccacactgtcTCAGCAACTCCAGGATAGATATTATGGCATCAGTGTTTACACTGTGTGCCTGATGTAGCATGGCTGCCAACATTCAGATTGCAGAAATCCAAGATGGTGACCCAGGGTCACATGATTAGTTTGACGATTCAGCAGTCGCGTGGATAGGCTAATACTCTATGCAGCACCTTCTCATTGGTGTTTCTCATGTTAAGAAATGTGACACACGTACTCTTTCTTTTACCTTTGTTATTATGTTAGGTATCAGCAAGTTTTCCTGCTCCCCGTGTGTTACTAGCATCGGagtaaaaaaaatacttccaaattAAAAAAATACTTCTGGGTTTTCAAGGTTTTTACACCATGCAAGTTTTCAAACAAAATGGAGCATTTTAGCACCTTCAGAAAAGGTTTTCTGCTCTAAAGAGCACTGAAGCTTTATGGGCAAAAATGAAAAACAGTTTCCCATGAAAATTTACAAGAACAAAACAGACTATTGAAATCCTCTTACGTGTGTTCTCTTTATAATATTTTGGCATTCAAAAATTGTAGGCACTGTTCAATTACCCCGTTATACATGGTAACTTTGTTTGCCAACAAACAAAAACTTGGTAACTTGGACCCCACTGAATTACTCCCTTATGCTTACCCTACTTTACCACATGATTCAATCGTCTTCAGATTCTAGAAGCACAACTTTCTTCTTCTTACTAATAATGCCTAACTTTTGCTTTTGAAAAGCACAGCAAGCCTGAAACTTCGTCTAAGAGCAGCTAGATGCCTAGATGTATAAAGGTAGTACAGTTGCTGGTTAGAATAACTCATTgcgacacccggataattaagctacagtaatcctctactaatgatgccatgtcaccactgtTAAAttgagttcaaattcaaaatttgaagTTAAAGTCAAAATTAATATTTCTCCAAACTACGAAACTAAAATGTAGGTTTGGctgcaaatattcactaactaatTTTCATATAGGAAACAACATTTTACAAAATATTAAAAGGCCCCTAAGCATTTTTAGAAAAACTACTCCAGCAGCAGTTATATGGActttcaaattaaaataaatatgAATGCTTTTCAAACTAATTTGCCACTACTAGTGCTAACTCAAAACCTTACCTAATATTATGGATCTAAATTGTACATTTAACTAAAATCATTTGTTACCTCATATTATTATAGAACTGTCGCCTGAGAAGATGTCTAGGAGGACCACCACCCTCGACTCCGTCTATCCCGAGCATCGAATCGAGCCGGGACGCCTTATACGCTCGCCATGGACTTGGTCATCTCCGCGTACATCGTCTCCGTCCGCCGTCGTTTGCCGCTATTTCAGTCCATCCCGACGCATCCCCGAGCACACTGACTTGCCCTACAGCCCCGTTGTGAGCTCCCTTCGATTTCCCCATTGTTTTCCCGTCGATTTCGTGCCGTACCACCGAAGCCTACGAGCACCGAGCTCCGTAGTCCGCCATGGTCGTCGAAGCCCTTGCTGCCAAGCTTCCCCCACCTAGTCGTCCTCCCCATCGCTCTCTTAGTGCTCTAATGAGTCCGCCTAGTCTCTTGACCTGCTCAAAAGTGACTCTTAGCTCCATGCCCATTTgacccgtgctccggccgccgtcccGCTCGATGCTGCGCTACAACTGCTGCTCTCGGTCTCTCCGGGCCACGCCCTGGCCGCGCGCCATGCCCGTCGGCCGCACTCGGCTCGCCTACTGCCTCTTGCGCGTGTCTCTGTTGCCGCCTCCCACTGCTGTTCTGCTGCCGTTGCTACTTGCTCTGACTACCGCCGCTTGTTGCTGCTCACTTCTAGTGCTCTTGCCGTTGCCGCTGCTCCTAAGCGATGCGCCTGGCTGCTAGCTACCGCTGCTCCTAGATGCTACtgattcctgctccagccgctgcgAGTTGCTGCTAATGCAGGGCTGGTCCTGAGATTTCAGGGGCCCGGGGCAAGACAATGCAGAGGGGCCCCAAGGCCATATTTGTTTCCTATTTCAAGTGCAAAtaaatactcctactacttatacaaTAGAATTTCTGTTACCCAATCACCTTGATTGTCCAAGAAAATTGGGATCATAAATATTTACAGTAGCTCTTGTCAATCAACAATTATATATTTCGTATTATGCAAGTTCGTAATACTTTCATGGCTACTAAAATATCATCATATAATTTTGACAAGGTTGTTCTTCGATGGTAACTAAAGGTAATTCCTCGGAATTCCTAGAGGTAGAAGTAGTTATATATGTTTAGAAAAATGTCAATATGTCCTTTCTGAAACTCAATCAATTCGTATGCATGTTTTCCTTTCTGCCCTATTATGGATTCTAGCTATGTTTCTACATTAACAAAAGATCTTGCTAATTAACACCCAAACATATGATACAAGTAACTAAGAACAAATgctaagaaaggcatggaacaaggTACCTGGGTGGCTAGAAAATTAGAAATTGCAATATTTTGCCGCTGCTTACGAGTCACGAAAGAAAATCAGAGTTTCACTTTTCTAATCCCAAGCAACACAAGAAATAGGAGTATGAAGAGGACAGATATACGAGGATGGATTTCTTCGAACAGATGAACGGTCTGAGAAGACTAATGAAATAGGGGATTTGTGTTCAAGATGATGATGAGGTCGACTGGAATCAGGAAAATCACTAATCTCGCCCAGcagccgaaaacacaattggaagaagCGGGCGGGGCCCCATAGACCTTGGCATGGTTGATTTGTTGCCAAATTGAGGGGCAGGAGTAGTAGGCAAGAAGTCCGCGGCGTACATCAAGCCTTGAAGTAATTGATCTGCTACGATTCCATTTTCCTTTTCTAAAATCATCAATCGATCGATCTACTATATGGTGGGCCCTACTATATGGTGGGCCAAACATCACGTACAGAGTCATCGGGGGCCCCTTCCTAATCggaggcccggggcggccgccccgtccgcccccctcagggccggccctgtgcTAATGGCCATGGGCGTGGCCATGTCCAAGCACATGTGGTGTTCGTGTGTAGGCACAACCACCACCGGCCGGCCGTGCAAATTATCTTAGGAGCTACATACTAGTTAGTTTAACTACTACTAGTCAATGACGGTGGCCCCCACCGTTAGCTAATCTAACTTAATTAATGTCTAGTTAACCATAGACAATGACATCCGGGACCCACAAGAACTATTCACTGGTTGGTCAACAGCTGACTATACTGTTGGCTTtgacctggccccacatgtcattgactgtggCTGGCAACACACTAGGTGACAAAAGTGAACTTACAGTTTATATTTCGAAATTAATATTAATCCGGAAAAtcataaaactttaaaaattctaagaaaataaactgtaactctgatgaaaaaactttgtacatgaaagttgctcagaacgacgagacgaatctgaatacgcagtccgtttgtcagccacacgtccctagcatagcgaacatgcaactttccctctCCGGTCCGCCTGTCCGAAAAcgtggaacaccgggaatacttttccggatgttttgccccttcgccgatatcacttatccctgcgttaggtcacctctagcaccacgtattgccatgttatgctttgtgatgctttgattgctctgttatttattgtgttcccctctgttacttctttccggtagaccccgagaccgctgtcggtacccttgtgatcgactacatcgacgacgaacccttcttgccagagcaactaggcaagcccccccctttgatcaaccCGACATCGCCTactccttctctctactgcttgcattagagtagtgtagcatgttattgctttccgttaatcctattctgatgcatagcatgtctttgttattactgttgttacctttacctgcaatcataaatgcttaatataggatgctaatattccatcagtggccctacattcttgtccgtctgctatgcTGTATTATTGGGCCGtggtcacttcgggaggtgatcactggTATATACATACTACACTATTATACATGATACATGgtagtgactaaagtcgggtcggctcgtagagtacccgcaagtgatttcgatgtgggggctgaaagtacaagtggctccatcccggtagaggtgggcctgggttcccaacggcccccgacagttactttgtggcagagcgacagggcaggttgagaccacctaggtgagaggtgggcctggccctggtcggcgtccgcggttacatctattaacacacttaacgagatcttggtatttgatctgagtttggccactggcctatacgcactaaccaactacgcgggaacagttatgggcacttgacgtcgagctatcagccgaagccttcttgacgtcagcgactgagcagcgcgtgccggattggactggaacgcatgctcttgtattagggaggctaggtctgcttaccggccgcgttcgcaacgtgcaggtgtgcaacagGCGATGGGCCCAGGCccatgcgccataggatttagaccggtgtgctgacctctctgttgtgcctaggtggggctgcagcgtgttgatcttccgaggccggatatgacccagaaaagtgtgtacgGTCAAAGggggtcgagcgtgttgggaaatgtggtgcacccctacagggaagtttatctattcgaatagccgtgtccctcggttaaaggacgactcggagttgtaccttgaccttatgacaactagaaccggatacttaataaaacacacccttccaagtgacagatacaacccggtgatcgctctctaacagagcgacgaggagaggatcgccgggtaggattatgctatgcgatgatacttggttaacttcccatctactctcttctactgcttcaagatggaggctgccagaagcgtagtcttcgataggactagccatccccctcttattctggcattctgcagttcagtccacagatgctACCCTTtttattgataccaatgcatatgtagtgtagatccttgcttgcgagtactttagatgagtactgacggttgctttgctccccccttttcccctttctatacccgattgttgcgaccagacgacggagtccaggagccagacgccaccatcgacgacaacttctactacattggaggtgcctactactacgtgcaggccgctgacgacgactaggagtagttcaggaggatcccaggcaggaggcatgtgcctctttcgatctgtatccccaatttgtgctagccttcttaaggccaacttgtttaacttacgtctgtactcagatattgttgcttccgctgactcgtctatgatcgagctcttgtattcgagccctcgaggcccctggcttataatatgatgcttgtatgacttattttaatttagagttgtgttgtgatatcttcctgtgagtcctgatcttgatcgtacacgtttacatgtatgattagtgtacgattgaatcgggggcgtcacactcacCAACGGTGCCAAAATCAAGAGTGTCTTTAGCTGGCTAATTACAGATATAtagtttttttgaaagatccagcaatTGCTGGCCTTTTAATGAATTTGAGATTTTTTGAAGTAATATACAGGTACCCCTTCCTGAACTAAAGACATCGATGTACAGTAACCATGAGAACTAGCAACAGCAGTGTATTTACATGAACTGGACTTGAGGCTCGAGGAGTGCAATTAGTCAAGACACAATTGTATATTTGAATGAAAAGCTCTAGCAGTGAAGGAGATTTGATTTGTAGTGCCGAGTTGATCATGTATCAAAAGAAAAACTTAAGTTTTTGTTGGCAAGTACGATCCCAAATCCAATTAAAATGTGGGATGTCAACATGATAGGCAAAATTAGTTAGCGTTTAAGCAATGTCAAATTGCATTCTGAAATTTGTAGCCTTTGATATTTGTATATCGTTTCAAGGTATACGCCGGTCTCTGCAACAACCCATGCACACATCCATATTTTTACTAAGGCGATAGGCTAGGCGACAGCTCGCTCCTACGCCGCTGGCCACCGGCTGTAGGCTAGGCTCCCGCTTGCTCTTGCGCCgtcggccactccggccccggccgCCACCGGCTATAGGTTCAATGCCCCCTCTCTCGCGCCTTCCCGCTGacggtggtgaaggaaatatgccctagaggcaataataaagttattatttatttccttatttcttgataaatgtttattattcatgctagaattgtattaatcggaaacataatacatgtgtgaata
The Triticum dicoccoides isolate Atlit2015 ecotype Zavitan chromosome 3A, WEW_v2.0, whole genome shotgun sequence genome window above contains:
- the LOC119267176 gene encoding putative transcription factor bHLH107, with amino-acid sequence MAAPGQSPHDACDHTVSRGPALLPRQASSAPPAGPPELSTTSSSTTGSGRTAPEARALKAHSEAERRRRVRINAHLTALRRMIPDTKQMDKAALLARVVDQVRQLKRRASEAAQQTPAVPPETDEVSVEFCCTGDTDDDDSRLYIKASVSCDDRPDLVAGFIQALHGLRLRTVRAEVSSLGGRVQHVFTLCKEEEGSAGCAGLNSLKEAVRFALAKVASSELVCGGSPFQFQSKRQRILESHYSIMSI